A window of Malania oleifera isolate guangnan ecotype guangnan chromosome 2, ASM2987363v1, whole genome shotgun sequence genomic DNA:
ATGGAGATTAGGGTTGCAAGGTCTGAAAATGGTGATGGAAGATCTGTATTTGCTCCGGTGAGGTTGGCTGTTGTTGCATCTCGTCGTCCAAATTCCACTGTCCATGAAGGCCCTCccagctgaaaaaaaaaaaaaaaaaggtacccTAAGATGTTTAGCTACTATTATCAATCCAAGGGTGATATATACACGCATCAGGGATATGCTAGGAAAATTTTGGTCATGTAAGGATATAGTTTAGGCTCCAACCTTATGAGATGTCTTTTATAGGGTAAAACTATGAGTCTTGATAGACAAAAGTGGATAATACCACACAAGAGTTGGATTGAGAGACCAATAATTTTGGTAAAATAGTCATCTTGACAATACTATCATGTGGGTTGAATCTAACACTAAGTTGTAGGTGGTTCTCACACATAGGAGTAGAGATTCCAATGAAGATTAGATATCAAACACTTATCCCTTACTTCATATAATTGTCCTATATACATAGtgcaatacatacatacaaagcAATGGATAAATATAAGTATCATATTTCGGGAGGTAAATATATCACTTCTATTTATCTTATTGCAAGCaagtgagcttcaaaatattaatTACTAACCAATACAACTCCATCTCGTGCAGCAAGCGATAGTATGTCTGCACAAGAAACAGTGGCATTGCAAGCTGCCTCCACCTGAGCTTTGATATCATCAATAACTTCGTAACCCCTCACTGAGTCTTTGTTTGGGAGTGCATTCTTTTCACCTTGGACGGTGGTTGTGTCATCTAAAAGAATTGACGCATCACAACCCTGCATATATTTATATCAAATGATCAAAACTAAACTAAGATAATATTTGATTCACAACATCAAAAATATTCTCATGACAAAGGGATGTCTCTACCCATAAATATAGGGTTCTCATGTCAATGTTTGATTCAATAAGGGAATCTAGGTATTTCAAAAAGAAAATTACTATTGCACCCTTAATATGTGTTTAACCAATATAcgaaaaataattaatatattttcgAAACAAAACCTACTaagaaaacataattaaaaatgtCTCCTAAAATTTTTAacacattaaatttgaaattttcaacacttgataattaattaatcaaaataattGTGAGCAATATAATGTCTAAATATTAACcattatattaaattataatcATACAATAGTAATGTTACTCccatttatattatatattattttaaatataataatagtgtGATAATACTATATTATAAGGGTATTGTTGTCCAATTTACTGAAATAGCGAAAGGAACTTGGTCTAAAAAGTAGAATTCTCTTGCAAGAGTCTATTCTCATGATGGGGAGGGTTTGAAATAAGATCCTCATCTTTTTGTAGGAATCCTTTCGTCCCACAAATATTAACATTCTTGCCACACCGTCAAATTTAGATGATGCTCAAATAAACATGGGAATGAGATGTCATAGAATTACATTTCCCAATGATTTTGAAAGATATTATGAACCAAAAGCTATCTAGCTatattaaaactaaaaatttaatttgagacaaaaaaaaaaaaaaaaaagagtaaaataaGTGTTCATGAACAATTAACCTAATCTCATTGATAATATGCTTTACTGTGGACCAGACTTTGTAACTAGCTGGTTTGTACAtaatcctttatttttatttttaataataataatacattagTTGAGTTAATTTGAAAAACTTGTAAACAAAATCTATACACATAGCATTGGTGTTGAATCTTACAACAAATATACAATCAAAGTCAATTGAATTACACCATATACAATGGGACAAGATCTagtttgtgtgtgtatatatgtaaaaataattAGAATGTAAAGAGAAATGCTTATGTTATATATTGGAAGGTAAAAGACATTAATATCTTTCGAGATCCAAACCTCTTCTActattttagaattttctcatacctctcttaggttagtaaaaaaaaaaaagaaagaaagtaaTTTCTTAGGTTTTTTAACATTTCATGAACTTTCTTAAGTAGTTGATTTTCCTATGTTAATTTACCTCAAGCTCTAGGAGGCATTGAAGTACTATTTAAAATCGAATTTCTAAGGATGGaacttgatatttttgaaacaTCAAAAGaggtttgcattttttttttgtaaaatcttaaaaaagattcatgaaattttttaaatctcaagaAAAGCTCACATCTTCACTTGAAATCTCAAGTGATCAAGGTTAGTGTCTTTACAATGAAATAATATATGCTtatattgttttaaaaattaCATATTATGAAATACTTTAAATCACCAactataatatattttttcttcattttttatctCTACCACACACTAACAATGATTTAATTAAACGTTTGGCATTGAGGCTGTCATATTTAATCAGtctaaaactaaattttttttattcaattggTGATCAATAATCACTTCTTCTGTATCAAGCCTTGACAAACTTCGTCATGCATGGCATATGCATACAAGACAAGACAAGGTGAGACCTCTGAATTGGCTACCAACCTAGCAATCTCCAAAATTTAAAGGGTAGTGAAAGGAATAAACCAATTTTAATGTATCAACGTCCCAGACCGAGTAAAACGTATGAaaactcatcccaatataattTGTACAGGGAGCTATTAGACCTACTTCAATCAAACAAATATATACTGAAAGTCTGCAcattaaaaaaattcattaaagTACTGTATTTTGTTTTTAATGATTTTGATATGATACAACATTGTGGCATACCACAGCTAGCAAACTCCTTCCCCCTccaaccccaaaatcatcccacTCTTTTTGTAAAACCAGGGAGGATCCTTAAAAGGGGATTTGAACCCTGGACCTTGCAAAAGAGCTAGGAAATGATCTGCCGAGATAAAGCCTGAATTCATTAAAATGATGTTTGAAAGTATGGAATCTCAGAGTTTGGATATActtttttgaaagaaattttatataattttatactatatatatatctctaaattaacataaatttaaatttaaaggcTGAAATTTATGCTCTCGATCACAAAAGATTACAAAATAtgtaagaggaaaaaaaaaaattgcatggaTGTATGAAAAATGCATACATGTGTGTGGGTGTGGGTACATACGCATGCATTCTTACATTTACAAAGCAGTCGTGGAAGTGCATGCGGAGGAGAGAAGCGGCCATGCGAGGCTCCTTGGTAACGGCTTGCTGCGTTGCATTTCGCACAATAGTACGAAGATTAGAACAAGTTGTGGCATAGAAATTCCTTGAGAGCTGCGCGTTGCCACAGAAAGCAAGGAGCGTCACAACGCACGACGCAATCACAAAGATGAGCGTGGTGAAGGCCATTACCCTACTTTTACCCTGTGCCCTGCAGAAGCAACTCTTGCTTTAGATTCAATTTGGGTAATCAGTTCTTAATATATATAGACGGGGAAACTGGCATGCATGAGAAAGAGGAAGAGACAGAGAGTAGAATTTAGGTCTGACTGGGAGTAATAAGTTCAACCTTTGCGGCCGATGTTGTAGGGTTGTTAAatgagtgcatgcatgcatgattaggtatatgaatttaaaattatatataattagcagaatttaaatttaaatttatgtatatttgaATAAAGTTGCATTGCATTTTATTCAGAATTACATATAAATTCAAGACTTGAAATTTAAACTCTCAAAGGAAGGATTAGGGTTTTCTAACTAGCTCAAGCTCTTACTTTTCCCATTAGAACTAGTGATTTTGCGTAAGAGAAAGAAATAATAGTAATTCATTTATATATTATGTTCTCTTTATGTCAAATATGATGGAAATGAAATTGATTCAAATgtgaacaaaaaataaaaaagaatagagAAAAGTTAGTTGTaggtaaaataataaataaataaaaaattatcgGTTGATGATttgtatgtattttatttttt
This region includes:
- the LOC131148847 gene encoding peroxidase P7-like, giving the protein MAFTTLIFVIASCVVTLLAFCGNAQLSRNFYATTCSNLRTIVRNATQQAVTKEPRMAASLLRMHFHDCFVNGCDASILLDDTTTVQGEKNALPNKDSVRGYEVIDDIKAQVEAACNATVSCADILSLAARDGVVLLGGPSWTVEFGRRDATTANLTGANTDLPSPFSDLATLISMFQAKGLTAQDMTALSGAHTIGLAHCSLFRSRIYNDSNINSRFAATRQASCPPDQGNGDTNLAPLDVQTSEQPFDNLYYQNLLTQRGLLHSDQVLFNNGSQDALVLSYSTDNSTFFRDFSAAMVKLSKISPLTGTEREIRRNCRVVN